The genomic segment TCGCTGGGGCGATACTGGCGCACGTGGGATTCGTCGTGAAGCCAATCGAGACGGTTCATGATGCTGTCGATGTAGCTATCCTCGGGAACGCTGCGGTCGTCTATCAGCAACAGGCCGCCTGGTTTCAGCATGCGAACCATCTCCGAAAGTGCCTCATGGATGTCACGGAAATGGTGGGCAGCTCGCCGGCAGGTGACCAGGTCAAAGCCTTCGCCGTCAAAGGTCTCGTCGTCGAAAGGCAGGTGATGGATGTTTGCCAGGCGAAAACGCACGTTGGCGATAGCTCGCTCGAGGGCCAGTTCTTCGGCCAGGTCCAGCATCTGTGGTGTAATGTCGATTCCGACTACCTCGAGGACGTGCGGGGAGAATGCGAAGGCAGTGTGCCCGGTGCCGGTAGCAACGTCGAGAACCCGCCAG from the Chloroflexota bacterium genome contains:
- a CDS encoding methyltransferase domain-containing protein, whose protein sequence is MQETRLIEDKAREIFGRRARMYVDSRAHTDPVVLNRLIALTQPQPDWRVLDVATGTGHTAFAFSPHVLEVVGIDITPQMLDLAEELALERAIANVRFRLANIHHLPFDDETFDGEGFDLVTCRRAAHHFRDIHEALSEMVRMLKPGGLLLIDDRSVPEDSYIDSIMNRLDWLHDESHVRQYRPSEWQAMLAKAGCQVQVVESYERIRPLSSLTADVSAENVAAIDELLKDMTVEEQQLIELTKKGEELYSKHWYVTVLGKKATS